In Nisaea acidiphila, the DNA window TCCGCTGCGGCGGCAGGGCGAGGCCGAGCGCACTCAGAGCCGCCCGCACCCGGTCCTTGCTCTCGTCCACCGCCTTGGCCGGCAGGCCGACGATGGAAAAGGCGGGCAGGCCGTTTCCCATATGCACCTGAACGTCGATATCGAGGGTATCCACCCCCCGGAACGCCACCGTCCGAACCCGCGCGACCATAAGACTTCCCCCGAGATTGCCTCCCGGGGGTTATGGAGCGCCTAGAGAAGGTTTTACTGCTCGAGCAGGGCCGGGTCGCCGCCGCGGACATCGTGGAAGGAGCAGGACCGCACCGCCACCTCGGTGAAGCAGGCATGGGTGACGTTGGCATGATCGAAGCAGGTCTGCTCGACCAGGGCGCCGGCGAAATCGGCCCGCTGAAGATCGGCACCGACCAGTTTGGCACCGCGCAGATCGGTCGGCCACTCGCGCAGTACTTCGAGCGTGCCGGGTTTGAGGATGGCAATGCGGGAAAGCCGGGCCGAGACCAGGGTGGCGCCGCTCAGATCCGCGTCTTTCAAATTGGCGCCGCGGAGATCGACCCGGGTGAGATCGGCCTGGGTCATGCAGGCGCCCTCCAGGTTCGACAGCCGGAGGGACGCGCCCTTCAGCTTGGTGCCGTTCAGGTTGGCACGGGAAAGTTCGGACGCGCTCAACTCCGTCCCGCTCAGGTCAAGTCCGGAGAGATCGAGGCCGCGGAAGTCACCGCGCGTGCCTTTGACCCCGCCGGAGGAAACCCAGTGGAAATGCTGCACCAGCCGCTCGCGGACTTCTTCCGGCAGGTTCTCCATGCCGCTGGCGATCCGGCAATCCGTCAGATCCGCATCGGTCAGATCGACGCCGTCGAAATTGCACGAGCGCAGATCGGCACCGGAGAGATCGCTGTCGCGAAGCTGGGCCTGGCTGAGATTGGCGCCCTGGAGATTAGCCCCCTGCAGCACCGCTTCCCGGAAGACCGAGCGGGTGAGATCCGCGTGATGCAGATTGGCGCTTGTCAGTTTCGCGGAGGAGAAATTCGCCCCGACGGCGATCGCGCCCGAAAGATTGGCATTGCTGAGATCGGTGCGGACCAGTTTCGCCTCGGACATGTCGCTGTTCTGCAGATCCGCCACCTGCTCGATCGCGTGGTGCACATCGCGCAGTTTCATCGGCCGGAGATCGGCATTGGTCATGTCCGCCGCCATCAGCTTCGCACCGGCGAGCGAGGCGCCGCGGAGATTGGCGCCGACCAGGCGGCAGCCGGAAAGATCAGAGTTACTGAGACGCGCGGTGATCATCTGCGCGTCGGAAAGATTGGCGCCGGCAAAGACGCCGTTCTGAAGGTTGGCGCCGGCAAGCAACGCCTGGCGCAGATCCGCTCCCGGAAGACGCACGGCGCGCAGATCGCGCTGGCGCAGATCGGCAATCTCGCCGCCCGGATAACGCCTCAGGAAGGCCTCGTGTTTGGAGACAATCTTGGCGAGTTCTTGCTGCAGTTCGTCGACTAGCATAGTCCCGTCCCGGACCACCTGCGGCAGTGCCGCTCTTTCACTCACAACATATAGATAAAACAGCAAAGGTTTTCTCTACATATTGGACGATTATTTATGCCTTTACTCTATCGAAATCAGAACTCTCGTTCAATCAATAAAAACAAAGCCCTACGACCATTCGTAAAAGTTTGTCCTTAATATTTGTATTTTAGGAAAAGTCGGTATGTATGTCGGTGAGTTCCGCCACACCAAAATGTGACGGCCTTGATCGCCGCCGTAAGAGTTGCAACGGCAGGCGGAATGACGAAATGGAATCCCGTATGACACCCGAGGAAGGAGCCGAGCATGTCGACCACGGAAGCCGCCCCGGAGACCGCTCCTGTGGAAGGAGCGATCCGCAATCCGGCCAATGCGGCCCACTTCATGGTCATTCAGCCGGCTGGCCGCCGCGCACGGATCTATATCGGCGACATTCTCGTCGCCGATAGCCGGGATGCAGTGCGTGTCATCGAGATCGGCCGCAAGGTTTACGAACCAAGGCTCTATTTCCCGCCCGCGGCTCTAACGGCCCGGCTGGAGAAGCTTGAGAAAACGACCCATTGCCCGCTGAAAGGCGATGCAGAGTATTACGCACTCGACGGGTGCGAGGTCGGGTGGGCCTACCGAGCGCTCGATTTCGCGGCGGCGCTCGACGGGCTCCATTCCTTCTGGGGCGACGACATGAGGATCGTGGAAGGGGACTGATCCCCTCTCCGGTCAGTCCGCCTTCTGCAGCATCCGGCCGAGACGGCGCCCGCCCAGCACGTGGATATGCAGGTGCGGCACTTCCTGGATGGCATCCTCGCCGTTATTGACGATCAGCCGGTAGCCCGGCTCTTTCGCCTCGACGATCTCCGCCACCTTGCCGATCGCACGCACCCAGGCGACGATCTCGGCGTCGCTCGCCTCGGCGGAGAATTCGTTCATCGACTTGTAAGGACCCTTCGGGATCACCAGCACATGCACCGGCGCCTGCGGCTGGATGTCTTCGAATGCGAGGACGTGATCGTCCTCATAGACGGTCTTGTTCGGAATTTCGCCGCGCAGGATCTTGGCGAAGATATTCTGGTCGTCATAGGACATCGGATTTCCCTCTCCCAACAATCCGGCGCCGGACATCAGGTATTGCGGCGCGCCTTTTCCTCAATCCCGGACATCCCCTGGCGCCGGGCCAATTCCTGCCAGACCGCGTCGGGCTTCACCCCGGCGGCGCTCCAGAGCACCAGCAGATGGTAGAGCAGGTCGGCGCTCTCGGCGGTCAGCTTCTCCGCATCCCCGGTCACCCCCTCGATCACGGTCTCGACCGCTTCCTCGCCGAGCTTCTCGGCGATCTTCTTCTGTCCCTTGGCAAACAGCTTGGCCGTGTATGAGCTCTCCGGATCGGCGCCCTTGCGGCTGTCGATCACCTCGTAAAGCCGGTCCAGGACATGCTCGCTCATTGCAGCCTCACGGGAATGCCTGCCTTCGCCATCGCTTCTTTCGCCTCGGCGATACGGAAGGTGCCGAAATGGAAGACCGAGGCGGCCAGCACCGCGGAGGCATGACCCTCGAGCACCCCCTCGGCGAAATGCTCCAACGTGCCCACGCCGCCGCTGGCAACGACAGGGACGCTGACCGCGTCCGAGATCGCTCGGGTGAGCGGCAGGTTGAACCCTTGTTTCGTACCGTCCCGGTCCATCGAGGTCAGCAGGATCTCGCCCGCGCCGTACGCTGTCATCCGGCGCGACCATTCGACCGCGTCGATCCCGGTCGGCTCGCGGCCGCCATGGGTGAAGATCTCGTAATGGTCCGGCCCGACGCTTTTCGCGTCCACCGCGACGACGATGCACTGGCTGCCGAACTTCTCCGCCGCGCGGCGCACGAAGTCCGGATCCTTCACAGCCGCGGTATTGATCGAGACCTTGTCGGCCCCTGCCAGCAGCAGCTTGCGAATATCCTCGAGAGTTCGCACCCCGCCACCGACGGTGAGCGGCATGAAGCATTGCTCCGCCGTCCGGGCAACCACGTCGAACAGCGTGTCCCGCTCCTCATGGCTCGCGGTGATGTCGAGGAAGCAGAGCTCGTCCGCGCCCTCGCGGTCGTAGATCTTGGCCTGCTCGACCGGATCGCCGGCATCGATCAGGTCGACGAAATTGACGCCCTTGACGACCCGGCCGTCCTTCACGTCGAGGCAGGGGATGACGCGCGCGGTCAGCATCAAGCGCTCTCCTTCGCCGGTTCCGCCAGAAGCTTCACGGCCTCGGCGAGATCGATCCGTCCATCATAGAGTGCCCGGCCGGAAATCGCACCGGCAATGCCGGGAGCCCCCGCTGCCTTGAGCGCGGCGAGGTCCTCCAATGAGGCGACACCGCCGCTGGCGATCACCGGCGTCGAGATCGCATTGGCAAGATCCGCGGTCGCCTGCACATTCACCCCGCCGAGCGCTCCGTCCCGGTCGATATCGGTGAAGATGATGGCGGCGACGCCGCAGCCCTCGAACTTCCGGGCGAGATCCACCGCAGAGAGAGACGAGGTTTCGGCCCAGCCCTCGACGGCGACCATTCCGTTCCGTGCGTCGATGCCGACGGCGATCCGTCCCGGGTGGCGGGCGCAGGCCGCCTTCACCAGCTCCGGCTCGCGCAGTGCGACGGTGCCGAGGATCACCCGGGCGATACCTTTTTCCAGCCAGGCGTCGATCGCCTTCATGTCGCGAATGCCGCCGCCGAGCTGCACCGGCACGTCGACCGCGTCGAGGATGCGCCCGACCGCATCGCCGTTCCGGGTCTCCCCGGCGAAGGCGCCATCGAGATCGACCACGTGGATCCAGGCACAGCCCGCATCCTGAAACAGTTTCGCCTGGGCGCCCGGGTCGTCGTTGAAGACCGTCGCCGAGTCCATCTCGCCTTTCAGAAGACGGACGCACTGGCCCTCCTTCAGATCGATCGCGGGAAACAGGATCATACCGCGTCCAGTTCCTTGTAATAGAAGTGACCGGCGACATAGCCGTCGCGCACATAGGCATAGTGCGGCAGGGTCCCGAAGCGGACGAAACCCAGCCGCTCATAGAGCCGGATCGCCGCATGCTGGGTCTCGCGCACATCGAGGGTCAGCACCTTGAAGCCTTCGTCCCGGGCGTATTTCTCCGCGATCTCAACCAGGTCGCGGGAGAGTCCGTGGCCACGGCCCCAGGGTGCGACGAAGGTCGTCGTCAGATTGCAGGTATGGCGCTGCGCCTCGTTATTCCGGGCCGGGCGCTGGATCTGGCAGGAGCCGGCGATCACGCCATCGAGCCGGCCGACGAAGAGATGACGCTCGGGAATGAGCAGTACCCCGCGCCAGAAAGCTTCCAGCGTCTCGCGCGGCGGCGGGGAGATCCAGCCGAAGCCGCCGCCGTCGATGATCGCAGCCTCGGCGGCGTCCGACAGATCCTGCAGGTCGCCGGGGCCGAACTCGGTCAGCTCCTCCACCGTCGCTTCCGGCGGAGGACGCGTATCAACGTCCGTTTCTTTCATCGCCGTTCTCCCTCAGGGGCGCCAGTCGAGGAAATTGCGGATGAAGGCAAGTCCGTTCGCCTGGCTCTTTTCGGGGTGGAACTGGGTTCCGAAGTAATTTTTCCGGCCGACAATAGCCGCGATCTCGCCGCCGTAATCGCTCACGGCCGCCAGATCCGACCTGTCGGCGACGTCGAAGAGATAGGAATGCACATAGTAAACGAAGGCGCCCTCTTCGATCCCTTTCAGCAGCGGATGCTCCGGTTGTAGCAGGGAAAGGCGGTTCCAGCCCATATGCGGAACCTTGCGCGGCAATCCGTCTTCCGTCGGCGCCGGCTCGATCAGCTTCACTTCGCCGCCGATCCATCCGAGGCCTTCGGAGACCACGTGCTCAAGGCCGCGATCCGCCATCAGCTGCATGCCGACGCAGATCCCGAGGAAGGGCGTGCCCCGCTCGATCACCGCGTCCGTCAGCGCCTCGACCATGCCCGGTAAGCCGTAGAGCCCGCCGCGGCAATCCGCGAATGCGCCAACGCCCGGCAGCACGATCCGCCCGGCCCGGCGGACCACCGCCGGATCGGATGTCACCTGCACGTCCGTTCCCGGTCCGCGTTCCGACGCCACCCGCTCGACGGCTTTCGCCACCGAGCGGAGATTGCCGGACCCGTAATCGACGACCGCGACGGAAGTGGGCCCGCCGGCGGCGGTCACAGGGACCCACCGAGGGTGCCTTTGGTCGAGGGCACGGCATCGGCGCGGCGCGGATCGATCTCGACCGCCTGGCGCAGCGCCCGGCCGACGCCCTTGAAGATGGACTCGACGATATGGTGCGTGTTGTCGCCGTAGAGATTCTCGATATGCAGGGTCAGCCCGGCCGCCTGGGAGAAGGCCTGGAAGAACTCGCGGAACAGCTCGGTATCCATCTCGCCGAGCTTCTGCGCCGGCAGGCTCGCTCGCCAGACCAGGAACGGCCGGTTCGAACAGTCGAGCGCCACCCGGCTGAGGGCCTCGTCCATCGGCAGATAGGAGGAACCGTAGCGGGTGATCCCCTTGCGGTCCCCAAGCGCCTTCGAAAACGCATCGCCGATCGCCCAGCCGCAATCCTCCGTCGTGTGGTGCGCGTCGATATGCAGATCGCCCTCGGCCCGCACTTTCATGTCGATGAGCGAATGCCGCGACAGCTGCTCCAGCATATGGTCAAGGAAACCAACGCCTGTTTCGATATCGAAACGGCCGGTCCCGTCGAGGGTCAGTTCGGCGGAAATGGTGGTCTCATTGGTCACGCGCTTCACGGTCGCGCTGCGGCTGTCGGACATGGATTTCTGCTCCGAGAAAATGCACGGCGGCTATGTAGCAGGAACCACGGGAGAATGCCAATCTCCGGGGCTCTGCCCCCGCGGGTTGCGGAGCGAACCGTCTTGACGTTATTCCCCGCATGCCCCACTTGGACGGGCACGCATTCAATGGAGTTCTCATGGACAGACAGGGCACGGACCCGATCCAGTGGCACGGCACGACAATCCTCTCGGTGCGCAAGAACGGCCGCGTGGTGGTTGCCGGAGACGGCCAGGTCTGTTTCGGCAACACGGTGATGAAGGCCGAGGCGCGCAAGGTGCGCCGGATCGGCGGCGGCGACGTGATCGCCGGCTTCGCCGGTGCCACCGCGGACGCCTTCACGCTTTTCGAGCGGCTTGAGGAGAAGCTGGAGAAGCATCCGGGCCAGCTTACCCGCGCCGCGGTCGAGCTCGCCAAGGACTGGCGCACCGACCGATACCTGCGCCGGCTGGAAGCCATGATGGCGGTCGCCGACAGTTCCGCCTCGCTGGTGCTGACCGGCAACGGCGACGTGCTGGAGCCGGAAGACGGGCTGATCGGCATCGGCTCGGGCGGGTCCTTCGCCCTGGCCGCCGCCCGTGCGCTGGTCGACCGCGACGACATGGATGCCGAGGCGATCGCCCGCAAGGCGATGAAGATCGCCGCCGATATCTGTATCTATACCAACGAGAACCTCACCCTCGAAGCTCTCGACTCCGACAACTGATTGAAAACGCCCGACAGAGTGGCGCTACCGAAAGCTGGTAAATCACCCCATGACCGCCTTTAGCCCGCGTGAGATCGTCTCAGAACTCGACCGCTTCATCATCGGCCAGAAGGACGCCAAGCGCGCCGTCGCGATCGCGCTCCGCAACCGCTGGCGCCGGCAGCAACTCGCGGACGATATCCGCGAGGAGGTACAGCCGAAGAACATCCTGATGATCGGTCCGACCGGCGTCGGCAAAACCGAGATCGCGCGACGCCTCGCCAAGCTGGCCGAGGCACCCTTCATCAAGGTCGAGGCCACCAAGTTCACCGAAGTCGGCTATGTCGGCCGCGACGTGGAGCAGATCATCCGCGACCTTGTCGAGGTTGCTATCGGTCAGGTGCGCGAGAAAATGCGCAAATCCGTGCATGCCAAGGCCGAGCTCGCGGCGGAAGACCGCGTGGTGGATGCCCTTGTCGGCGAGACCGCGAGCGCCGAGACCAAGCAGAAATTCCGCAAGATGCTGCGCGAGGGCCAGCTCGACGACAAGGAAATCGAGATCGAGACCGCCGATCAGGGCGGCGGTGGCATGCCGACCTTCGAGATCCCCGGCATGCCGGGCGCGCAGATGGGCATGCTCAATCTCAACGACATGCTCGGCAAGGCTTTCGGCGGCCGGACCAAAAAGCGCCGCATGACAGTCGCGGAATCCTACAAGGTCCTGGTCGACGAGGAAGCGGACAACCTGCTCGACGAGGAAAAGGTCGTCCGCGAGGCCATCGAGTCCGTCGAGCAGAACGGCATCGTCTTCCTGGACGAGATCGACAAGATCACGGCCCGCGCCGAGCGCAGCGGCGCCGATGTCAGCCGCGAGGGCGTGCAGCGCGACCTGCTGCCGCTGATCGAAGGCACCACGGTGGCGACCAAGCACGGCTCGGTGAAAA includes these proteins:
- a CDS encoding pentapeptide repeat-containing protein; its protein translation is MLVDELQQELAKIVSKHEAFLRRYPGGEIADLRQRDLRAVRLPGADLRQALLAGANLQNGVFAGANLSDAQMITARLSNSDLSGCRLVGANLRGASLAGAKLMAADMTNADLRPMKLRDVHHAIEQVADLQNSDMSEAKLVRTDLSNANLSGAIAVGANFSSAKLTSANLHHADLTRSVFREAVLQGANLQGANLSQAQLRDSDLSGADLRSCNFDGVDLTDADLTDCRIASGMENLPEEVRERLVQHFHWVSSGGVKGTRGDFRGLDLSGLDLSGTELSASELSRANLNGTKLKGASLRLSNLEGACMTQADLTRVDLRGANLKDADLSGATLVSARLSRIAILKPGTLEVLREWPTDLRGAKLVGADLQRADFAGALVEQTCFDHANVTHACFTEVAVRSCSFHDVRGGDPALLEQ
- a CDS encoding DUF427 domain-containing protein, encoding MSTTEAAPETAPVEGAIRNPANAAHFMVIQPAGRRARIYIGDILVADSRDAVRVIEIGRKVYEPRLYFPPAALTARLEKLEKTTHCPLKGDAEYYALDGCEVGWAYRALDFAAALDGLHSFWGDDMRIVEGD
- a CDS encoding histidine triad nucleotide-binding protein, which gives rise to MSYDDQNIFAKILRGEIPNKTVYEDDHVLAFEDIQPQAPVHVLVIPKGPYKSMNEFSAEASDAEIVAWVRAIGKVAEIVEAKEPGYRLIVNNGEDAIQEVPHLHIHVLGGRRLGRMLQKAD
- a CDS encoding phosphoribosyl-ATP diphosphatase, which gives rise to MSEHVLDRLYEVIDSRKGADPESSYTAKLFAKGQKKIAEKLGEEAVETVIEGVTGDAEKLTAESADLLYHLLVLWSAAGVKPDAVWQELARRQGMSGIEEKARRNT
- the hisF gene encoding imidazole glycerol phosphate synthase subunit HisF, encoding MLTARVIPCLDVKDGRVVKGVNFVDLIDAGDPVEQAKIYDREGADELCFLDITASHEERDTLFDVVARTAEQCFMPLTVGGGVRTLEDIRKLLLAGADKVSINTAAVKDPDFVRRAAEKFGSQCIVVAVDAKSVGPDHYEIFTHGGREPTGIDAVEWSRRMTAYGAGEILLTSMDRDGTKQGFNLPLTRAISDAVSVPVVASGGVGTLEHFAEGVLEGHASAVLAASVFHFGTFRIAEAKEAMAKAGIPVRLQ
- the hisA gene encoding 1-(5-phosphoribosyl)-5-[(5-phosphoribosylamino)methylideneamino]imidazole-4-carboxamide isomerase, producing the protein MILFPAIDLKEGQCVRLLKGEMDSATVFNDDPGAQAKLFQDAGCAWIHVVDLDGAFAGETRNGDAVGRILDAVDVPVQLGGGIRDMKAIDAWLEKGIARVILGTVALREPELVKAACARHPGRIAVGIDARNGMVAVEGWAETSSLSAVDLARKFEGCGVAAIIFTDIDRDGALGGVNVQATADLANAISTPVIASGGVASLEDLAALKAAGAPGIAGAISGRALYDGRIDLAEAVKLLAEPAKESA
- a CDS encoding GNAT family N-acetyltransferase, giving the protein MKETDVDTRPPPEATVEELTEFGPGDLQDLSDAAEAAIIDGGGFGWISPPPRETLEAFWRGVLLIPERHLFVGRLDGVIAGSCQIQRPARNNEAQRHTCNLTTTFVAPWGRGHGLSRDLVEIAEKYARDEGFKVLTLDVRETQHAAIRLYERLGFVRFGTLPHYAYVRDGYVAGHFYYKELDAV
- the hisH gene encoding imidazole glycerol phosphate synthase subunit HisH; the protein is MTAAGGPTSVAVVDYGSGNLRSVAKAVERVASERGPGTDVQVTSDPAVVRRAGRIVLPGVGAFADCRGGLYGLPGMVEALTDAVIERGTPFLGICVGMQLMADRGLEHVVSEGLGWIGGEVKLIEPAPTEDGLPRKVPHMGWNRLSLLQPEHPLLKGIEEGAFVYYVHSYLFDVADRSDLAAVSDYGGEIAAIVGRKNYFGTQFHPEKSQANGLAFIRNFLDWRP
- the hisB gene encoding imidazoleglycerol-phosphate dehydratase HisB, with amino-acid sequence MSDSRSATVKRVTNETTISAELTLDGTGRFDIETGVGFLDHMLEQLSRHSLIDMKVRAEGDLHIDAHHTTEDCGWAIGDAFSKALGDRKGITRYGSSYLPMDEALSRVALDCSNRPFLVWRASLPAQKLGEMDTELFREFFQAFSQAAGLTLHIENLYGDNTHHIVESIFKGVGRALRQAVEIDPRRADAVPSTKGTLGGSL
- the hslV gene encoding ATP-dependent protease subunit HslV — translated: MDRQGTDPIQWHGTTILSVRKNGRVVVAGDGQVCFGNTVMKAEARKVRRIGGGDVIAGFAGATADAFTLFERLEEKLEKHPGQLTRAAVELAKDWRTDRYLRRLEAMMAVADSSASLVLTGNGDVLEPEDGLIGIGSGGSFALAAARALVDRDDMDAEAIARKAMKIAADICIYTNENLTLEALDSDN
- the hslU gene encoding ATP-dependent protease ATPase subunit HslU — translated: MTAFSPREIVSELDRFIIGQKDAKRAVAIALRNRWRRQQLADDIREEVQPKNILMIGPTGVGKTEIARRLAKLAEAPFIKVEATKFTEVGYVGRDVEQIIRDLVEVAIGQVREKMRKSVHAKAELAAEDRVVDALVGETASAETKQKFRKMLREGQLDDKEIEIETADQGGGGMPTFEIPGMPGAQMGMLNLNDMLGKAFGGRTKKRRMTVAESYKVLVDEEADNLLDEEKVVREAIESVEQNGIVFLDEIDKITARAERSGADVSREGVQRDLLPLIEGTTVATKHGSVKTDFILFIASGAFHLAKPSDLLPELQGRLPNRVELKALTRDDFRQILTEPENSLIRQYTALMATEEVTLDIADEAIDALADLTVDINKNVENIGARRLHTVMEKLLDEISFTASDRGGETVKIDAAYVKEHVGDLAQDTDLSKFIL